Proteins from a genomic interval of Acidobacteriota bacterium:
- a CDS encoding class I SAM-dependent methyltransferase, whose amino-acid sequence MNELWQMDPTSRFDGLAHDYQKFRPGYPDELFDRLLRDEPRTAADLGAGTGISACAMADRGVRVMAVEPNAAMRHAAQPHPSVMWVEGTAEVTGIEEGSMELVTAFQAFHWFDPEPAIREMIRILQPGRRIAAIWNERDERDEFTRAYGELVRRISNHHPAEARVEAAAAMEKDRRLSNYEQTIFESAQPMDLEHLLGRTRSISYLPKTGPLAATLREELETLFETWNHDGLVRLVYRTSLHEATSPF is encoded by the coding sequence ATGAACGAGCTGTGGCAGATGGATCCGACCTCACGATTCGACGGGCTCGCCCACGACTATCAGAAGTTTCGCCCCGGCTACCCCGATGAACTCTTCGATCGACTGTTGCGCGACGAGCCGCGAACGGCGGCCGACCTCGGTGCAGGAACGGGAATCTCGGCGTGCGCGATGGCGGACCGGGGGGTGCGCGTGATGGCGGTGGAACCGAATGCGGCGATGCGCCATGCCGCTCAGCCTCATCCCAGCGTGATGTGGGTCGAGGGGACGGCCGAAGTGACCGGAATCGAAGAAGGATCGATGGAGCTCGTGACGGCGTTCCAGGCCTTCCACTGGTTCGATCCGGAACCAGCCATTCGCGAGATGATCCGCATTCTTCAGCCGGGCCGGCGGATCGCGGCGATCTGGAACGAGCGGGACGAGCGGGACGAATTCACCCGGGCTTACGGCGAGCTCGTCCGGAGAATCTCCAATCATCATCCCGCCGAGGCGCGGGTCGAAGCCGCGGCGGCCATGGAGAAGGATCGGCGCCTGTCCAATTACGAACAGACGATTTTCGAATCCGCGCAGCCGATGGACCTCGAGCATCTGCTCGGCCGGACCCGCAGCATCTCCTATCTCCCGAAGACCGGCCCTCTCGCGGCCACACTGCGTGAGGAGCTCGAAACGCTCTTCGAGACGTGGAATCACGACGGTCTCGTGAGGCTGGTCTATCGAACTTCGCTCCACGAGGCGACCTCCCCTTTCTGA